Proteins from a genomic interval of Lycium ferocissimum isolate CSIRO_LF1 chromosome 2, AGI_CSIRO_Lferr_CH_V1, whole genome shotgun sequence:
- the LOC132046501 gene encoding ribosomal RNA small subunit methyltransferase, mitochondrial, which translates to MLHRTKIISNNISKLILSQHILRQNCRAKSTRRFNNVKDEDEEYHKARRKTENKEAQIYLLKSRGQHLLMNPRVLNSIVQKSNILPTDTVLEIGPGTGNLTLKLLEVAEKVIAIEIDKRMVEILHKRVSERGLQGRLTIICQDALKTEFPPFDLMVANIPYGISSPLLAKLVYGKNSYRSGTLLLQKEFARRLLASPGDSEFNRLAVNVKLVADVEFVMNVSKKDFLPCPKVDSSVVKIYPKAEIPEVDCKEWCAFTRTCFTKKNKTLGAIFKHKRMLMELMKLQETRGDEDNSTLYSDYHVNDTEDEDGVSNEDDAKFSSDVGKDLTLFREIINDILRSGGFEDKRPSKLSHEELLDLLSLFNRARIHFHGQGNPKGESDAELASAFGPL; encoded by the exons ATGCTTCATCGTACCAAAATAATCTCCAACAATATTTCAAAACTAATCCTTAGCCAACATATTCTCCGACAAAATTGTCGTGCGAAGTCAACTCGCCGCTTCAACAACGtgaaagatgaagatgaagaatatcACAAAGCCCGaagaaaaactgaaaataaagAAGCTCAAATTTATTTGCTTAAGAGTAGAGGTCAACATCTTTTAATGAATCCTCGAGTACTTAATTCCATAGTCCAAAAATCCAACATACTTCCTACTGATACTGTTCTAGAAATTGGACCTGGCACTGGAAATCTCACCTTGAAGCTTCTAGAAGTTGCCGAAAAAGTCATAGCCATTGAAATTGACAAACGTATGGTAGAGATTCTTCACAAGCGCGTATCTGAGCGAGGACTTCAAGGCCGTTTAACT ATTATATGTCAAGATGCTTTAAAGACCGAGTTTCCCCCGTTTGATCTTATGGTAGCCAACATTCCTTATGGAATTTCCTCGCCTCTGCTTGCTAAGTTGGTTTATGGGAAGAACTCATATAGGAGTGGGACACTACTGCTGCAGAAAGAGTTCGCAAGGAGGCTATTGGCTAGTCCAGGGGACTCGGAGTTTAATAGATTAGCTGTGAATGTGAAGCTGGTGGCTGACGTAGAGTTTGTCATGAATGTTAGCAAGAAGGACTTTTTGCCATGTCCAAAGGTTGATTCTTCTGTTGTGAAGATATATCCTAAAGCTGAAATCCCGGAGGTGGACTGTAAAGAATGGTGCGCGTTTACCAGAACTTGCTTCaccaagaaaaacaaaacattGGGTGCGATATTTAAGCATAAAAGAATGTTGATGGAATTAATGAAACTGCAGGAAACCAGAGGAGATGAAGATAATAGCACATTGTACAGTGATTATCATGTGAATGATACCGAAGATGAAGATGGGGTGAGTAATGAAGACGATGCTAAATTCTCTTCTGATGTGGGAAAGGACCTGACCTTGTTTAGAGAGATAATCAATGACATTCTAAGATCTGGTGGATTTGAAGATAAGAGGCCTTCAAAGCTCTCCCACGAGGAGCTACTGGACTTGCTTTCTTTATTCAATCGAGCTAGGATACATTTTCATGGTCAAGGAAATCCGAAGGGTGAAAGTGATGCAGAACTTGCTTCAGCATTTGGTCCATTATAA
- the LOC132047827 gene encoding uncharacterized protein LOC132047827, which translates to MADTSKLHPATTVTNIKSCIPIMLDYEGSQYNNWATLFKLHCRANLVIDHILPPASPTVPPPATAAEKLAAKALWERLDDIVRQWIYDNKSARALALDAKFTNTKLVDFPNVKRYCTVSKVLADNLANVGHKVSDERLVLRLLRGLSEEYKTFRTTVQRPHFSPVF; encoded by the exons ATGGCTGACACCTCCAAGTTGCATCCTGCGACTACCGTCACCAATATCAAATCATGCATTCCTATTATGCTTGACTACGAAGGAAGCCAATACAATAACTGGGCTACCCTCTTCAAGCTCCATTGTCGTGCAAACTTGGTGATCGACCACATCCTACCTCCTGCCTCCCCCACCGTGCCACCACCGGCAACTGCAGCCGAAAAACTTGCTGCTAAGGCCCTATGGGAACGGCTAGATGACATTGTTCGGCAATGGATATATG ACAATAAATCGGCTAGGGCTCTCGCTCTTGATGCAAAGTTCACCAACACCAAATTGGTGGATTTTCCGAATGTGAAAAGATATTGCACTGTGTCGAAAGTTCTTGCAGACAACCTTGCCAACGTCGGTCACAAAGTTTCCGACGAACGACTTGTGCTTCGCCTTCTGCGAGGGTTGTCGGAGGAATATAAAACTTTTCGCACGACGGTGCAAAGACCGCACTTCTCTCCCGTCTTTTGA